The genomic segment TAGCTTTTATTGCCTTCCTCAGCAGTTTACTGCGCAGCCAAGGTCGTTGCTGTTATTCCCCAGCCTCACATGTGCACTGGAACCAGAGGGGAGCAGCTCCAACAAAGGAAGGTCATTCTCCGTCATCGTTGATGACCGCATTATATCTTCAGTATGAACCTTCATGAGCATAACAGCTGTCCAGAACAAAGAGCTGCACATTAAGTATGGTGACATGCTAGAGTGATTTGGGTGTTTGCATTCTAAGCGACGTGGTGATCGTTAATGGAGTTTTGGTGAGCGATGACATGATAGTTCCTTAACATGCTCAGATATCTGTCTCGCTCTTTGTGTCTGCCAGCACGACTGGCGGAGTGCGTGAGCGTTTCTGTGAGCAGTCAACGTTTCATTGTCTCCCACATCTGccgtttctttttctttggttgATTTTTGGAAAGGTTATTTACTGGTCGATAAGGTCAGTAAAATAATCTGCGAATTTCACAAGGCAGGGGAGTTCAAAGGAAAGCCCGACGCATGATTAACCCCTGCCTCAAATTGACAAGCGCTCACCTCCTCTCATCTAAGCTCACATTCCAGATCTGTCATAGCGGGAACTCGGGGTGAAAGCCTTTGATGGAAAATGTAGGTTAAATACACAGAGGAGCAGATCTTATTAGCGTTTCCCCACGAGAGGAGTAGTTATTTGATCTGCACTCTTGTTGCATAACCAAGAGGAGTGGGAGAATGAGCAAGAGCCTTAAATAATCCATGTTTGTTTCAGGAAAGCACATTCTTACTCAGCTGATGTCAATGAGGGTCCAATCAGCTGTAATGAGAGCTCTGATTCTCTTGGAAAGTAACTATTTAAGAAGTGCTGCATTTGAACTGTAAAGGCTTATGTCACAGATATAAAGATATAGAATTTACTGTAtggtattttcatttgaaacaaGCTCTGGTTAAGACTATAAACATCTTCACACAGTAAGTTAATAAATTATACTTATTCAGAACCATGCAAAGTTGTTTTGGCAGAGGCAACACCAATTTGATGAAACCTATGTGATTGTTGAGCAACAAAAATAATCACCAAGTATTTTGATCCATTAGatatcatttttcaagcaaaaatgccaaatctTCCCTAGTTCCAAAATCAGTATATCTGggttttggtgtgtttgttggacaaaacaacagtTGGTCATTTGATGACATCAGCTTGAACTTTAGAAAATGTGTTGGGCACTTTTCACTAtaatctgacattttacagaccacAAAAGAAAGGATGaaccatgaaaataatcagattaatcaattatgaaaTAATTGTTAGCTTCAGCCCAAGACTAATCTGCAGATTATCTTTTTGATTAGtgttttgtccataaaatgCCAGAATATAGTGGAAAAAAAGACCAtcatatttcctgtttccttcagatttcatgttttatcCAACCATCTGTCCAagccaaaaatattttcagcacAATATCCTATTTGAAAAGATGGAATCAgggtgtttcatttttttttttaaataaataaagactgaaagaattaattattaatgaaaattgttgcagattaatttttgGTCAGCTGACTCATAGTTTCAGCTCAATTTCAATATTTACTCTCAACTAATTTCTGGTATTTATGtccagtttgatttttttgattattgttACTTACTTGCAGTTGTCATTTATTTGGCTCCATGAGAATGTTTACACACTCTGATaaacaaaattttaaatgaatataatttttcatggtcatcatttattatatttaaatggtTTAACTAAAATAGACTAATGGAATCCTTCAGCTGTTCCCTTCTATGCCCATTTAATTGCATATCATCAGCAGCTACTTTACATGTTGCCAGTTAACTCATGACTTAAACCGGACGACTGAGATAACTCCCATTCCCTTAAGCTCCCATGGGTGctgttattatttcattcatgtaTTCTCTAATGCTGTCCTCTGAGTAAGGAATGACAGGACCGGGCTGGGTGTGGTATTAAAAGAGTCCCTTTTTCAAAACCCATTTGCACATAGTAATGTTTTATGGATGCCCATTTCAGTTGGACTGGATCTGCTGTATTTGTGGGTGCTGCGTATGAGCAGCCGGTCTGCCCACACTCAGCACAGCCTGCTCAACACAACAAGCTCTTTTATTTGGCAGGAAGATGAACGCTATCTCCGTCCTTATCAGCCACACATAAAAGCATACAACAGACTACATACAGTAGGCATGTTGCTTTCACAAAATAGTTTTATTGGTAAAAAATAGAACTACTCGCACAAGCACATTGAGACAACTGTATCAGAACTTGTGAACTGTTCATCATCACAAATATGCTCTGGCAAAGTAAGAAGTGCTAAAGCATCCACAAAAATAAGCTGCGGTTATCAAAATGATAAATCAATGTTTGTTACAGTATATGCAGGAGAGTTGTAACTCTTTAGACTTTTAGGACCTAGTCACTTTGCACTCTGGCCATTTATAAGCTAATGAAATTGCGTGCTGATGATCAAGCTACACAgccacaaaaaaagagaaatcgTGTAACTCCTATTTCCCCGCTGAATCTTATCAGGCAGAAATcgttcccttttctttttttctttttttccagagtGCCAGTTGTGTTATGTATTTGTCCTGGTCCAAGGAGCTTGGATTGCTCAGCCATTTGAATCAAACTGCTGTCAAATAAAGTAACACAAGTAAAGGTGCACTGAGTAGTCTTCTTATAAAGAAGATATGGTATGAACATGGTATTGTATCTTATATTGAAACAATCTGAGGGGATTCTGATCcctcagtaaaaacaaacacctttAAAAGCTTAGATACTTGAGTTCAGTTGTCACCGACCTACAGTGAACCAGAATTTCTgacacaaatgcatttttttctttcatttataaaatacCACACTCATGTCTTCCCAATGAAACTCTCATGCCCAGTGAAGTCTTGCTGTGCTTTGAGAAATGAGGAATAAAGAGGATTTAAAATAACCCTCGAAAGCTGCACTGGACTGTACACAAGCATCTAGTCGACTTGAGACTTAGTCTGGCAGAACAAATCACAAAtccataaaacatttgttaatgtATAATTCATGTACAAACAAcgcaataaaaaaataaacagaaagaacTCCAGATAGTATTAAAACGTGTCATCATGAGACGATTTGGCACATTCTCGAAACACATCGTGTCAGTATTAGTTGATGACATGGCACATTCTTTACTTTGTTTATTGCATTGGTTATGGTGCCTGGGCAGTGAGTCTTTGTCAGGAGGCCAGTTCTGTCGGCTAAAGTCTGTGCTGAGCAAGATGGCTAACTCAGGGTGGGGTAGAAAGCTGACCCCAGAGGGCTGCCAGTACCGGCAGTAGTGCCCACAGAGATGCCCATGGCGTGCCGGCAGCAGCCTGCAGGTGGCGAGCTGGACTTGGCCATCTGCTCTCCCCCAGGAAGCTGCATGTTtatgagagagaaggagggaatgTGCACTCCTATACATCACTGCCAAGGCCTGTCTCGAGCACGAAAACAATATTCCTCCGATATCCTTCCCTCAGAAAAAAGTAGACACACTCTGGAACATGAGCGTTTAAAAGCGGAACAGTGCTGCTGACATATGAGTTAGGTGGgagttttgtttatgtgtgccttgcatgtatgtgtgttgggCAGCCATGCTTTCAACATGCATCAGCGTTCACTTGTCAGCGATCACATccatgtgacatgtgacacaAGCAGGACAGGGAGAgggtaaaaaaaagattagacTGACAGGTAGAGAACAGAGGAATGGTGGCATAGTCAAGTGGCCGCAATTTAAGACACTGAGACCTGCAGGTGCAGACTGCTAGCGTATGCGCAATGCTGACGCACTTGGAAAACAAGTCACATATGGAGAATGACTCAAACCTTTTTTAGTTGCCTGCCACACAGCTACCCAGTCCACCATGACTCAAGGAggttctccctctctgcttcatttttgCCTCTCTGCCACCGCACCATTAAACAGCTGCTTGCCCCTGTGAGACTACTTGCATGGTATAAACACCATAACAGTGGGCAGCAAAAAAAGAGCATTTTCCAAAGCTCTCTGACCACGTAACAGGGATGCTGCTTCATGTCACTGGCTAATAAAGGGGATTAGTGAAAGTAGTGTGAGCAGAGGCTCTGATTAAAGCTTTTGGAACCATGGCGAGAGAAAGAGAcgcccccgcccccccccgccccccccacaAAACAATTTGAAATCACTGACTGACATGCACGTACCCTCAGACAATAAAGATATTTGAATGCCGAATTCTGTTTCCATGGcagtgtggaggaggatgaCAGGAGTGAAAAGCACATGCAAAAAGCCGGCGTGTCTGAGTGTTTACTCtgtacacaaagacacacaagagcatgtgtaagtgtgtgggtgtgcatgtcTGAGGGCGTGCAAGAATGGATTGGGATGGGTAGCTGCTACTTACAGGCAGAATGTTATTGTCTggatgaaaatatgaaaacagcacATCAGATAGTCCGCTCTGCTGAAGGATTGAATCTATcaattttctctccatctctctcataTTTCCACCTGCAGAGAGTGAAGCAGGCATCTGTTTGTCTGAATTTTCAGTCTCAAATCCAGCCCAGCAGCCCACATCTATTCCTCCTGACAGTCCTCTTTGAACAGTTACAGCAGGGTAATGTTTCTACAGCTTTTCAGGCACAGGCATTGTGTGGCTATGTCTCAGTCTTCTACCAAGCATTCCGCTGTATTAATACACAGACAGGCTCCACACAGCATGCTTTAGAGgcaaaatatcaacatcattCTAGTAGCTAACAAAAATAAGACCATTTATTTCAATCAATTCCACGTAGCATTCTAGTGGATAAGAATACGAAAAACTACAATGGCTTGCTATGAGAGGACTTCCACCTACTGCTCTCAGGCATTATGTTGCCTATTTTGTCAAATGGGAGTGTACAGAACGATTGTAAATAGCAGCTAAatgattgctttttttcttccaatTCAAACCTTTGGcgatgaaaaaaaatctattcgGAAGCCTTCCTTATTTGCTTAATCCGTTCCCCAGGGAACTCTTTCTGTGATTTACTGATGAAGGATGTCTGCATTTGGTTAGCGGCTTCCTTCGATTCTGCAGCACCTTATCCTAGCTCcttacacattcacactgtttgTTCCAAGGCGCTGCTTAGGGAATACCTCCACTGCTTGTGcttgcaaaacagaaaaaagaagaagcgcCAGATAGAAGAGAAGGGGAAAATGAATTCAAAGTTGTTGCCCTCCTCCCTCATTTTTTCTCCACCTCTATCTAGAGTAGAGCCCAGTATGTAGCAGAAGCCGTGATGGTCTCCCCTCAGGCTCATCTCCCTTTAGCTGTAGCGTACACAGCACTGTTTTATTACACATAGTCCTGGAGGCTGTAGCCAGTCTTATTGTCTaatggggagagagagcagtACTGGTGCtggagctcctgctgctgctggagcagctgttgctgctgctgctggagcagcaATTTGTCAGGGGGAGGGAGCAGGACCAGGTCCTGGGGGCCATGCCTCTTCCCTGAGCAGGACATACAGAAGATGGACCCCCCAACGAAGAGGAATCCTGCTGAAACAAAGGCAACATACACAGCACCCCCAGGCTCAAACTTATTGCTTTCGGGCACACTGGAGTCCAGGAAGTTGGTGATTACCTCGTTGGTAAACCAGGAAGCAGGCACCAGACACAGAAAGCCTGCTGCGACAAAGCAGCCACCACTGGCAATTGCAGCGTGCCGCTTGGAGCGCCGTCCACCCCCCCATCGTGTGCATTTTAGTCCCAGCGATGCAAGGCAGAGGCCCATGGCAGCCAGTACGCAGCACAGCACCATGGTGGTGCGTGCGGTCTGCAAGTACGCAGGTAGTGAGAGCACCGAATACTTAAGTGTGCAACTGAACATGCCTGTGCTATACCATGTGCAGTCCATCCACAGTCCCTGCATCTGGGAGATTGCTGTGATGATGTTGGAGCCCACATCTGCGCTGACCTTCCAGTTGGGCAGCACAGTGGCCACCATAGCACCCATGATGCCTAACAGCGCTAAGACAAATCCAAATATCTGCATGCCCGTGGATGCCATGCTCCTTTTAAAAGTCGATGCTGCTGCCGCCTCAGCCCTTGTCCTCGCCTGGCAGCATTCACCCAGCGCCAGCCAGGCTCGTCAACCCCACTGCCCAGCcgcctctctcccctcccttgGTGATGTGCCAGCTGCCAGTCAGATCCCCGGTTCCTCAgttcttcagctgcagctccactggactggaggagagagacggaaATAAGAAATTGAACTGAGTGGGTCTCCTCGcactcccccttctctcttccctcattcacctcacacaagcacagactTTTTCTGGCTGGAAACAAAGGACAGCATGAAGCGTGAGCTGTAAGAGCCGGCTCTGGCTGACTGTAGGTAAGCAAAACACTGGGGgttgttgtgcatgtgtgcattttctATGTGCTGccttctcctttttcctttaAGGCGCCCCATAGAGCTGTTAttggagagggagaaatgagTTTGTGGTATTTGCAATGCTCAATAGCTATGTGGACTTAAAGCTGCAGCGCCCTCACCccattcatatactgtatattctacCACTTTCAGTTCAGTGCTGTTTACCTAATGAACTAAGCCTGCCTTTTTAACAGCTATACAGGGTTATCTTCGGGTAAAATGTAAGTTATAATATAGACAGCCGCTAGAATTAAACTTGAGAATGTacagttctttttttattattattttgtcgGACTTTCTAGCATTGTCTTTCCCATCGAACTAAATAAATCGTTccagctttaaataaataacCTCGAAGCTCAGTCTAATTGTTTGCTGTTGTTATATAGTCCaaggtggggaaaaaaagcgaTGCTGAAATAATCCCTTACCCTGGCTGGTGCAGAGCTGGCGCTGAGGCGTCACGTTGTTCGCAGTGattcctgtaaacacacacagtgaaacactgaaagacAGTAGGCTGGTGAGGGGGCGAGGAGGAGATTTCAGCCCGGAACACGGATCCATTCAAGCCATCCATTTCCTTAGCAACAGTGTGTGAGAGGACATCCCAGCTCTACAGACCACACAGGCTCGGCTGGAGCCCGGGAGAAATAACCATAGCGCGctcgctccctctctttctctccctctccctagcgctctctctctcctctcctcgccggtgtgtgtgtgtgtgtgtgtgtgtgtgtgtgtgtgtgtgtgtgtgtgtgtgtgtgtgtgtgtgtgtgtgtgtgtgtgtgtgtgtgtgtgtgtgtgtgtgtgtgtgtgtgttggagaacAGCAGTCTCTGCCTCACAACCTCAACttcaaaaacatcagttttgtGGGAGTTAGCTAAAGGGACAGGTAGCTACAGTGAGCTACCTCTCATGTCAAACAGCACTTTAACGAAGGCTTTAAGAGTCAGTTCATCCAGACTGCAAAAACATGTTGGCACCTACCTCCACAGGTTTATATGCAGGAAGTTTTCGTTTTATTTGCCCAGGTTTTTCATCGGTAGCCTAAATGTAAATTGTACAAATTTCAGCGGGGATTTGTCTCCAGAAACAGAACAGTTTCATCCGATGTACTTTCCCCAAAAAAGTAGTTcctatgacatttatttacatattattcCGCATGGTGATATGTAACTATTTAACCTTTCTTATTGTTAACTATGTATGTTACCAAACTACTCACTGTTTTCACAGTCAGCTTGCGATTatatttaagttaaattaaGTTGTGTTAAAATTGTGCAGTTTCTACAGGGCGCTGTAAACAAAGTTTAGTACCTGTAAAATCTGTaaagaattgattttttttttttttttaatgtaccaTTGCATAATTTTATATcaaataaactgaactaaaagtgacaaaaaatataacataatcAGGTTTCACAGAATGGTGTTTGTTGCTCATATAGCTGTAGGGAGTGACATTATTTGTCTCCTCTGGATGTAGATAACTCTTCTTCCTATGTAATGTGAGCTACCTAAAGAACTACATTTAAATCCACCCCTTTCCTGAATTGAGTTGCTCAGTTATCATGCATGCAGTGCTGCAGTTGTTTAAAGATAAGAAATTGGCAAGATGCACAGTCTAGATAAGATTTCCAAACATAGCCCCACTACACAACTGGGAAGGGTAATCAAATTAagtcagaagaagaaaagctgctATCTTTATGACCAGATTGTGTTCTGcaaagatttgtttgtttatgtgtcgGTCCAGAGGCCATAGGAGCATGTGTACCCCACCATGTCAAAACTGACCCTCCCTGGggcatcatcttcatcaggcGTCAGTCAGCAGGAGGCTAAAATTCACAGCTGCTACCCTGTCTTtgcctctcttccctctcctctctgtagaGGACATACAAAACAAGGGTGGGAGTGGCTAGGACGGCCTTGATTCATGAATGACAAAGAGGACAAaatgagagggggggggggggaatcagACGGGGCTAATACACCTGATAACCTTGGAAACGCAGATGTGTGTTGCTATTATTTTGCTGCATGGGCAAATCAGCAAAACGAGCCAGCTGTGGGAAATTATTTTGCCTATTCCCCCACTTATAGTGTAACAACCAGGCATTGACCACATTGTTGTGTAGCCATGACATATAGATAGGTTGGTAGCAATTGATTTGTTTAGctattgatttgtttgtttaatatggCCCAGTGCTCTCTCCAGCCTCTAATGTTTTTCTGGTAAACTACCCCTAAGAGGCCCCTTTTCTTAAAATGAGATTTGGCCGGCATGCGGAGATGATACACACCACACTACCTCCAGTGTGATGTTGGTGTCGACCTTCAGCACTACATTCTCAGAGCTCTTTGTCGGATACCACCGCAGCAGGTAGAGAGAAATTTCCGGTTTTCTGCAGACACACTACAGTATGCCGTGTGTGACCTGTCTCCTTGTTACCTGTGAGATCCTAAGTGCTGATGCTGGTGTTGTTCTGTGGGGagtaagataaataaataaacagattacAGAGGGAATGGgtgaaaggaagagaaaaaagatggaAGGTGAGAAGTGCAAAACACAGTTAACATACACCCGGTGAGTGCAGATGTGTGACACTGTGATGTGTGAAGATATTGCAGCCTATTATAAGCGAGGTCCCCTTTTATTTTATCACCTCGCCGCAGAGCTCTCTAGCCTTTCTGCAGCGTAGCTCTGAGGCACAGCCGGACCAACCACGCTCTCTTTTGCCCACATCAGGGTCTTTTATCGTTCAATTTGCATTTTCCCCTTTTATGTCCTCCCTTGCGTAATTGGTTTTCGTGGCCATCGTCTTGCAAAGGCTGTTTGTTCACAGCGGCGATGCAAGGTGTCGTGTGATAGCTGTGATGTCGCTGTCAATGCAATCTTGTTGTGGGGAAGGGCCCGGGTCCAGTTTCACCATACATAATAGGTGTAAACCTGTCCAAGACGAAACACTTGTGACATGTTGTGAAATTACCGGCATTGGCTTGATTAAAGAGTCTCTTCAGCTTACTCCATTAAGACTGACTCCCAAGTGAAATATGTGGAATGGCATTTATaagtttttaaatatcacatCAAAACTATTTTTCCCATGTTGCCCTTGTTCGCTGTTCTGCTGGTCCCGTACAATTCACATTTTTGGCTGAAATTCAAGCTTTTCTATGACGAAAGCATCTCTCCAAGGAGATGATCTTGTCAAAGACCAGGGCCATGGGTGATTTCATGGGAAGTACACCAAAGCCCTTCCTCCCTAAACCCCTCAAGCAACATCAGTATATTCAGTGGCATTGACTGCTGCCTTCTCCTCTGAGAGGCTGTCTCCCTCCACTGATGTAATGGAGGTTGTCTTCTCAAGGTATTGTCATGATTAATGCAACTCTTCTTCCTTTGGTTCCAGGATCTCGGTGAGCTTTTCTCTCTTGTATTCCCTGGCTGTATATAGCTTCCATCCCCCTGTTCTTTCTCAGAACCTGCCATTATGTAAGCGCAAGTGTTGGTAGTTCAGGTAGCGCAGTGGCTGGTGCCCCAGGGCCCCTGCCATCTCATCTTGGTTACGCTTAGAGGGACATGACAAATTACTGCTCACACGCCATTGGGCAAGAACTCACCAAGAAAGAGACATTGGACGTGGAAATGAGGAAAGTGGAGCTGGAGAACCACAGGACAAAGCTGGAATAATAGAGTTCCCTGCTGAGGTTTAGGAAGGTCAAACGCATGAAATATGGTAATGCACAAGTGTGTTAAGATGGATGTGTGACTACTGTGCTGAAGTGGGTCAGAAAAGGTCCTGAGCTGCGGACAAAAGCTGATGTGTGACTTTTCGATAGAGATCTGTCATATTTTGCCCTTTTCAAATGCTCTACCAGGGCATTCAGCAATGTAAGACTTTCTCTGTTACAGTAGAATATTTTTGGTATACCATATGCAAGAGGGGAAGGAGGTTCAAAGTCTATGTAAATGTTTGAagtctttgttttcaaaagCTCTGGTCAAATTAGCCAGATTGAGAGAGTCGCAGCAAGAGGAATTTTCATGAGCTTGTGTATAGATCCTTACATAACAATCTAATTTAGAGGCCAAATTAGTGGTAATGATTCACTTGTTTTTCCCCTGCTAAATATGATTGCTTGCTCAAGCCTACAAAAAATGATTACCATCAGAGCATTTCCAGCCTCTGTCTGCTTTGTGTGTAAGATTTCCTACTGCCACTCTTGTAAAGAAAAGGGTAGCGGGGTGAGGGATAGAAGTCTTTGCCAGCGGGGGGGAGAGATATTAAGCTTGTCAGATAGTGTCAATAAGTGAGTCTGCTACCCCAGTTCAGGATCTGCCCCAGCAGATGCAGAGTATTTTAAGAgttttggggggagggggggtgaaggCATGTTCATAGCACCTCAGTGGAGGGCCCAAGTGACAACGTGTGATTTAAGATGGAGTTTCCTTGCATGTTGAGGTTATCAGGGGGAGGATTAATGGCAGGGAGCAGGATATATTACAGTGGCGCTATCTAGTGAAGCCGTGTAGCAAGGCCATACATATATCATAACAGCAAAGTGACTTGGACAAGCTGATGGCTGAAATGCCGCTGCCTGTATAGTCCCAATATCGACTTTTCCCCATGCTCCTCTCTTAAATCATGAAGTGCGGAATATAAATGGCCTAATTATTCCAGCAGAGAGTGAAATTAAAGGCATTCCTTTTTATTGCGTCTTCCTAACAGATGGTGGTCTGATCTTGCATCAACCAAAGCACTGATAGAAACTGTTTGAAAATGCAGATAGAAGATCCTGACCAAAATCCTTACATGTTGATGTGACAGGACTTGATTCTCATAATACAAGCCTCAGTTCCAAACCAAATGATGCAGCCATAGCTCTCGATGCCCTTGACAACACCTGCCACGTGGGCTTTgtatttaaaatgcatcatcTGAACTAAAAGGGTTAGTGTATTAATAATAGACTCATCAAGACGAAGCCAAGGCCATTACTGACACTAGAAATAAACCATGAAGTCATCATTCAATGTTAGACTGtgttaaatatgacaaaaatcaacattaaaattaaacatcagGTTTTCTTAACAGCTGTATACTACATGCACTCACCGCTTCTGTTCATAACATCCTTCCATCCTGCCTCCATGTCGATCCATGTAATGCTGAACCCAGGAGTTTGAAGCTTTCCCTGCACTATAATTGCACATAGCTTTCAGGGCTGAAGAGACAAACAGTCTCCACCACTGCCATCCCATTAAACACCACTGCGGCAGAAAACTCGGCAGCAGTCAGGCATCTCTGGACTACACAGGGATCTATAGATCTGA from the Seriola aureovittata isolate HTS-2021-v1 ecotype China chromosome 13, ASM2101889v1, whole genome shotgun sequence genome contains:
- the LOC130180269 gene encoding claudin-20, encoding MASTGMQIFGFVLALLGIMGAMVATVLPNWKVSADVGSNIITAISQMQGLWMDCTWYSTGMFSCTLKYSVLSLPAYLQTARTTMVLCCVLAAMGLCLASLGLKCTRWGGGRRSKRHAAIASGGCFVAAGFLCLVPASWFTNEVITNFLDSSVPESNKFEPGGAVYVAFVSAGFLFVGGSIFCMSCSGKRHGPQDLVLLPPPDKLLLQQQQQQLLQQQQELQHQYCSLSPLDNKTGYSLQDYV